In Zhaonella formicivorans, one DNA window encodes the following:
- the bshB1 gene encoding bacillithiol biosynthesis deacetylase BshB1, producing the protein MIEQVDLIAFGAHPDDVEIGCGGLIASTLKRKMRVGIVDLTRGEMASTGTVEERAEEAARAAEILGVTWRVNLGIPDRNVQINEVNLQEVVKVIRQGRPKVIVAPFWQDRHPDHVNCSRLVAEAFFSAGLWKFYPELKPYRPKRLFYYYLNHYHAKPSFVVDISPYFELKLRAIQAHHSQFDENRLRTTGLNTGSFLEVLEARNRYFGSLIGVKYGEAFFSKEMLAVSNPLDL; encoded by the coding sequence ATGATCGAACAAGTTGATTTAATTGCTTTTGGAGCTCATCCGGACGATGTGGAAATTGGGTGTGGCGGACTCATTGCATCTACCCTAAAAAGAAAGATGCGGGTTGGTATAGTTGATTTGACCAGAGGAGAAATGGCCAGCACCGGCACTGTAGAAGAGCGGGCAGAGGAGGCTGCCCGAGCGGCAGAAATTCTAGGCGTGACCTGGCGGGTAAACCTGGGAATCCCGGACCGAAATGTTCAAATCAACGAGGTTAACTTGCAGGAGGTAGTGAAAGTTATAAGACAGGGCAGGCCTAAAGTGATTGTGGCGCCTTTTTGGCAGGACAGGCATCCTGACCATGTCAATTGCAGCAGGCTTGTAGCCGAAGCTTTTTTTAGCGCCGGATTGTGGAAATTTTATCCTGAATTAAAACCTTACCGGCCCAAGCGTCTGTTTTATTATTATTTAAACCATTATCATGCCAAGCCTAGCTTTGTAGTTGATATTTCTCCCTACTTTGAGCTTAAATTGCGGGCAATACAGGCCCACCATTCCCAATTTGACGAGAACCGGTTGCGTACGACCGGTTTGAATACGGGCAGCTTTTTAGAGGTGCTGGAAGCTAGGAACAGGTATTTTGGCTCTTTGATCGGGGTTAAATACGGCGAAGCATTTTTTAGCAAAGAGATGCTCGCTGTTTCTAACCCTTTGGATCTATAA